The Synechocystis sp. PCC 7509 genome includes a window with the following:
- the fabD gene encoding ACP S-malonyltransferase produces MTKTAWIFSGQGSQAVGMGSDLLTSSSAASEKLAQAEEILGWSVPEICQHPEDKVSRTLYTQPSLYVIESILADALKERGFTPALVAGHSLGEYTALYVAGVFDWATGLRLVKARAELMDNAAGGKMVALIGFDRQQLQEKIAQTPDVVLANDNSEAQVVISGTPEGVETLLSQIKVKRAVPLNVSGAFHSPLMAQAASQFQEILAPIQFNNATIPVMSNVDPIPSTDAEILKERLIKQMTGSVRWREISEQLLTEGIEKVVEIGHGTVLTGLIKRTCPTLKLENISSAEMVLNAE; encoded by the coding sequence ATGACTAAAACGGCGTGGATATTTTCAGGACAAGGTTCGCAAGCAGTTGGTATGGGCAGCGATTTATTAACATCTTCTAGTGCTGCATCCGAAAAATTGGCACAAGCAGAGGAGATTTTGGGTTGGTCTGTACCAGAAATTTGTCAGCATCCAGAAGACAAAGTATCGCGCACGTTGTACACCCAGCCTAGTTTGTATGTAATTGAAAGCATTTTAGCGGATGCTTTAAAAGAGCGCGGTTTTACGCCGGCTTTAGTTGCTGGTCATAGTTTAGGAGAATATACAGCCCTTTATGTTGCGGGGGTTTTTGATTGGGCGACGGGATTGCGTTTAGTCAAAGCTAGAGCCGAACTTATGGACAACGCGGCAGGGGGTAAAATGGTGGCGTTAATTGGTTTTGATCGCCAACAGTTACAGGAGAAAATCGCCCAAACTCCTGATGTAGTTTTAGCTAATGATAATAGTGAGGCTCAAGTAGTAATTTCTGGAACTCCTGAAGGGGTGGAAACGTTACTATCTCAAATTAAAGTCAAACGCGCTGTTCCCCTGAATGTATCAGGAGCATTTCATTCTCCTTTAATGGCTCAAGCGGCTAGTCAATTTCAAGAGATTTTAGCTCCCATACAATTTAATAACGCCACGATTCCGGTAATGTCTAATGTAGACCCCATACCCTCTACAGACGCGGAGATTTTGAAAGAGCGGTTAATTAAACAAATGACGGGTTCTGTACGCTGGCGAGAAATTTCTGAGCAATTGCTAACTGAAGGAATAGAGAAAGTTGTGGAGATTGGACATGGTACGGTTTTAACTGGGTTAATTAAACGTACCTGTCCGACTTTAAAGTTAGAAAATATTAGTAGTGCCGAAATGGTACTCAACGCTGAGTAA
- a CDS encoding lysophospholipid acyltransferase family protein translates to MVSPTLHLYLRGRVYGVENVPKQGSVVVVSNHASYFDPPLLSCAVGRPVAYMAKEELFKIPLLGKAIKLYGAYPVSRGTSDRAAIRAALQSLENGWATGVFLEGARTPDGKINDPKLGAALIAAKAQAPILPVSLWGTQGVLIKGSAIPRPVPITIRIGQLIAPPTSTNRQQLQATTQECAIAIQTLHDLGR, encoded by the coding sequence ATGGTCAGCCCTACATTGCACCTCTATCTAAGAGGGCGCGTATATGGTGTGGAAAATGTGCCTAAGCAAGGTTCAGTGGTAGTTGTCAGCAATCATGCTAGTTACTTTGACCCGCCGTTGCTTTCTTGCGCTGTAGGTCGCCCTGTGGCTTACATGGCAAAGGAAGAACTATTTAAGATTCCCCTTTTGGGTAAAGCAATAAAATTATACGGTGCTTATCCTGTAAGTCGAGGAACAAGCGATCGCGCTGCGATTCGTGCGGCATTGCAATCCTTAGAAAATGGCTGGGCTACAGGGGTTTTTTTAGAAGGCGCTCGTACCCCTGATGGCAAAATTAACGATCCTAAACTGGGCGCGGCTTTAATTGCTGCCAAAGCCCAAGCGCCAATTTTACCCGTTAGTTTGTGGGGAACTCAAGGGGTTTTAATCAAGGGGTCAGCAATTCCGCGCCCAGTTCCCATTACGATTAGAATTGGTCAACTAATTGCGCCGCCAACTTCCACAAATCGCCAACAATTACAAGCTACTACCCAGGAATGTGCGATCGCAATTCAAACACTTCACGACCTGGGGCGCTGA
- a CDS encoding AI-2E family transporter, with protein MNEVSTKDFWDKLNNLFLVRFLLFFLSGWALVTLLAYFETVIVIFTSAAILAFLLSYPVRWLRRFLPHGLAVSVVFISSILLLVGLTATVGLTILYQGQQLVDSVTAFLNSLAPLVGQAEEFLRERNLQVNLTGIEEQLRNQALGLIGSSLATLQVFLANLVTLLLIAVVALFMLLDGERLWGLALKAVPRQLRNRFTTVVKRKFLGFFKGQVLLMLFLSTSSFLVFLVLKVPFPLVLALIVAVFDAIPGIGATLGVSIITLIVLSQNVFLAAKVLIACIVLQQIQDNLISPRIMQGSLNLNPVVVFFALLVGAKIAGLLGVFISIPIAGVLVTLFEIDEMKAEA; from the coding sequence ATGAATGAAGTATCTACTAAAGATTTTTGGGACAAATTAAATAATTTATTTTTAGTCCGTTTTTTATTATTTTTTCTCTCTGGCTGGGCTTTAGTAACTCTTTTAGCTTACTTTGAAACAGTAATTGTTATTTTTACATCGGCGGCAATTTTAGCTTTTTTACTTAGCTATCCTGTCCGTTGGTTGCGGCGGTTTTTGCCTCACGGTTTAGCCGTTAGTGTAGTTTTTATCTCTAGTATTTTGTTACTTGTTGGTCTGACAGCTACTGTCGGTTTAACTATCTTATATCAAGGGCAACAATTAGTTGATAGCGTCACTGCCTTTTTAAATTCTTTAGCGCCTTTAGTTGGCCAAGCAGAAGAATTTTTGCGCGAGCGCAATTTGCAAGTAAATTTAACCGGAATCGAAGAGCAATTGCGTAATCAAGCTTTAGGATTAATTGGCTCTAGCTTGGCTACTCTACAAGTCTTTTTGGCTAATTTAGTAACTTTACTTTTAATTGCTGTGGTTGCTTTATTTATGCTATTAGATGGAGAAAGATTGTGGGGTTTAGCTTTGAAAGCTGTACCTAGACAACTACGCAATCGTTTTACAACCGTTGTTAAACGCAAGTTTTTAGGCTTTTTTAAAGGGCAAGTGCTGTTAATGCTATTTTTATCCACTTCTAGCTTTCTAGTATTTTTAGTATTAAAAGTACCTTTTCCCTTAGTGTTAGCCTTAATAGTCGCTGTTTTCGATGCTATTCCAGGAATTGGCGCAACTTTGGGAGTTAGTATAATTACTTTAATTGTCTTATCTCAAAATGTATTTTTAGCAGCAAAAGTGTTAATTGCTTGTATTGTCCTCCAACAAATTCAAGATAACTTAATTTCTCCTAGAATCATGCAAGGATCGTTAAATTTGAATCCGGTAGTTGTATTTTTTGCTTTATTAGTAGGCGCAAAAATCGCCGGATTGTTAGGAGTATTTATTTCTATCCCAATTGCCGGAGTTTTGGTAACTTTATTTGAAATCGATGAAATGAAAGCCGAAGCCTAA
- a CDS encoding DUF2288 domain-containing protein, translating into MAELRAELAKDLDEAAWEWLIPHVKRDSVLVVAKELNLVEVGIAIASDNLTSVQHWISEQLIQKPSQTQLSDWNSDLQKRFNTLIVQPYVLIQEP; encoded by the coding sequence ATGGCAGAACTGAGAGCAGAATTAGCAAAAGACCTAGACGAAGCAGCGTGGGAATGGCTAATTCCTCACGTCAAGCGCGACAGTGTATTAGTAGTAGCAAAGGAATTAAACTTAGTAGAAGTGGGAATTGCGATCGCAAGTGACAATTTAACATCGGTGCAACACTGGATTAGCGAACAATTAATTCAAAAACCCTCCCAAACTCAGCTAAGTGATTGGAATAGCGACTTGCAAAAGCGGTTTAACACGCTCATCGTCCAGCCTTACGTTCTCATTCAAGAACCCTAG
- a CDS encoding YdcF family protein: MGYKQIRSLETPQAVLVLGGSSTKLERERVAAKLALQYPDLPIWVSSGSTNKKYVTRVFANTGISSQRLHLDYQAKDTVTNFTTLVDDFQALGIKRIYVVTSDYHMRRARLVGEIVLGSRGIDLQPVVVPTQLVPETRSKALRDGVRAVLWVITGHTGSTLAKSK, from the coding sequence ATGGGCTATAAGCAAATTAGAAGCTTAGAAACTCCTCAAGCTGTCTTGGTTTTGGGTGGTTCATCTACTAAATTAGAGCGCGAGAGAGTAGCGGCTAAATTGGCGCTTCAATACCCAGATTTGCCGATTTGGGTTTCTTCTGGTAGCACTAATAAAAAGTACGTGACGCGAGTATTTGCCAACACTGGGATTAGTTCTCAACGCCTGCATTTAGACTATCAAGCCAAAGATACAGTAACTAATTTCACAACGCTTGTAGATGATTTTCAAGCGCTGGGGATTAAGAGGATTTATGTAGTTACTTCCGACTACCATATGCGCCGCGCTCGTCTTGTGGGCGAAATTGTTTTAGGTAGCCGGGGTATCGATTTGCAGCCAGTAGTAGTACCAACCCAATTAGTTCCAGAAACCCGCTCTAAAGCCCTGCGTGACGGGGTTAGAGCGGTGTTATGGGTTATTACGGGTCACACCGGATCGACCTTAGCTAAATCAAAATAG
- a CDS encoding tocopherol cyclase family protein, whose amino-acid sequence MFSIPNKLLQQTPHSGYQWDNSSRRFFEGWYYRVTLPEIEQTFAFMYSIEDPKGGKPHSGGAAQVLGIDDEYICRTFPDVERFFAKSDRLELGHWGKTDLPPQPLWLLPQEFDHHIQEGYQASATWNQGTIKDPGSNNTCSWQYKIEPIYGWGDVDAPQQSTAGLISFLPIFEPGWQILMAHGLATGWIEWNGKRYEFANAPAYSEKNWGGAFPQKWFWLNCNSFDGETDLALTAGGGKRGVLWWMESVAMIGVHYQGKFYEFVPWNSKVTWNIQPWGKWEMQATNAEYEITLVGTTDLPGTPLRAPTEDGLQFVCKDTMRGEVNLKLSSRHHGKSSLILEAKSSLCGLETGGGGWDGLWLSS is encoded by the coding sequence ATGTTTAGTATTCCCAATAAATTGCTCCAACAAACGCCTCATAGTGGTTATCAATGGGATAATAGCAGCCGCCGCTTTTTTGAAGGTTGGTATTATCGCGTTACTTTACCAGAAATTGAGCAAACTTTTGCTTTCATGTACTCAATAGAAGATCCCAAAGGTGGTAAACCTCATAGTGGCGGTGCGGCGCAGGTTTTAGGGATTGATGATGAGTATATATGCCGAACTTTTCCCGATGTTGAGCGTTTTTTTGCTAAAAGCGATCGCCTAGAATTAGGTCATTGGGGTAAAACAGATTTACCTCCTCAACCACTGTGGTTATTACCTCAAGAATTTGACCATCATATTCAAGAAGGCTATCAAGCCTCCGCTACTTGGAATCAAGGCACAATTAAAGACCCTGGCAGCAATAATACTTGTAGTTGGCAGTATAAAATTGAGCCTATCTACGGCTGGGGAGACGTTGACGCGCCACAACAATCAACGGCGGGTTTAATCTCGTTTTTGCCAATTTTTGAACCAGGATGGCAAATTTTGATGGCTCATGGCTTGGCGACAGGCTGGATTGAGTGGAATGGTAAACGCTACGAATTTGCTAATGCGCCAGCTTATAGCGAAAAAAATTGGGGTGGTGCTTTTCCGCAAAAGTGGTTTTGGCTAAATTGCAATAGCTTCGATGGCGAAACAGATTTAGCTTTAACGGCTGGTGGCGGTAAGCGTGGCGTGTTGTGGTGGATGGAATCGGTGGCAATGATTGGGGTGCATTACCAAGGCAAATTTTACGAGTTTGTCCCTTGGAATTCCAAAGTTACCTGGAATATCCAGCCTTGGGGTAAGTGGGAAATGCAAGCAACTAATGCGGAGTATGAAATTACTTTAGTTGGTACAACCGATTTGCCTGGTACTCCTTTACGTGCGCCTACAGAAGACGGTTTGCAGTTCGTTTGTAAAGACACGATGCGCGGCGAAGTAAATCTAAAATTATCTTCGCGTCATCACGGAAAATCGAGCTTAATTCTAGAAGCAAAAAGCTCTTTATGTGGTTTAGAAACGGGTGGCGGTGGTTGGGACGGCTTGTGGCTATCTAGTTAA
- a CDS encoding WD40 repeat domain-containing protein translates to MKDPQTPKMQDLVSVRTLKGHSSKVTSLAFSPDGQILASGSKDKTIKLWHLLDRQEPYTLSGHGASDWSGGVTCVAFHPSLQILASGSKDKTIKLWHLSTKQGFSTLKRHDEKVLSVAFSPDGQTLASGSADKTIKLWSVYTGKEIHTLKVHLDDVHTLAFSPDGQILASGGGGNDKTINLWRLANKKCLTITGHSDWFGAINSIAFSPDSKTFASGSKDKTIKLWQTEDGKEILTLTGHSDDVCSVAISPDGQKLASGSKDKTVKIWQLDTGKVLGTLTGLEEKIYAVAFSPDGKTLAIGSGDNNITLLPCN, encoded by the coding sequence ATGAAAGATCCCCAAACGCCAAAAATGCAAGACTTAGTATCTGTACGTACACTTAAGGGGCATTCCTCTAAAGTCACCTCTTTAGCTTTTAGTCCTGATGGACAAATTTTAGCCAGTGGCAGTAAAGACAAAACTATTAAGCTGTGGCATCTTTTAGATAGACAAGAACCTTACACACTAAGCGGACATGGAGCATCAGATTGGTCTGGAGGAGTTACTTGTGTTGCTTTTCACCCTAGTTTACAAATTTTAGCTAGTGGCAGTAAAGACAAAACTATTAAATTGTGGCATTTGTCCACAAAACAAGGATTCAGCACTTTAAAAAGACATGACGAAAAAGTTTTATCCGTTGCTTTTAGTCCTGATGGACAGACTTTAGCTAGTGGAAGTGCGGATAAAACAATTAAGCTTTGGTCTGTATATACAGGAAAAGAAATACATACACTGAAAGTACATTTAGACGATGTTCATACTCTTGCCTTTAGCCCTGATGGACAGATTTTAGCTAGTGGTGGCGGTGGTAATGATAAAACTATCAATCTCTGGCGATTAGCCAATAAAAAATGCTTAACTATTACAGGACACTCTGACTGGTTTGGAGCAATTAATTCTATTGCTTTTAGCCCCGATAGCAAAACTTTCGCTAGTGGTAGCAAAGACAAAACAATTAAACTTTGGCAAACCGAAGATGGTAAAGAAATTTTAACGCTTACAGGTCATTCTGACGATGTTTGTTCTGTTGCAATTAGTCCTGATGGACAAAAATTAGCTAGTGGTAGCAAAGACAAAACTGTTAAGATTTGGCAGCTAGACACGGGAAAAGTTCTTGGTACATTAACAGGATTGGAAGAAAAGATTTATGCTGTTGCTTTTAGCCCAGATGGTAAAACTTTAGCTATTGGTAGTGGAGATAACAATATTACGCTTTTACCATGTAATTAA
- a CDS encoding tocopherol cyclase family protein: MFSIPDKKLLQQTPHSGYQWDNSDRRFFEGWYYRVTLPEINLPFAFMYSIEDPTGGKPHSGDRTQQLNVANLVNERVISKLMYKKL, encoded by the coding sequence ATGTTTAGTATTCCTGACAAAAAATTGCTTCAACAAACTCCCCATAGTGGTTATCAATGGGACAATAGCGATCGCCGCTTCTTTGAAGGTTGGTATTATCGCGTTACTTTGCCAGAAATTAACCTCCCTTTTGCTTTCATGTACTCTATCGAAGATCCTACAGGTGGAAAGCCTCACAGTGGCGATCGCACTCAGCAGCTAAACGTTGCTAATCTAGTAAATGAGCGGGTTATAAGCAAGTTAATGTATAAAAAATTATAG
- a CDS encoding type II toxin-antitoxin system YhaV family toxin has translation MTSEILVCHGWTIRFYPLFNKQFLELTREVENLLDKVPRDKYLVHPKVKMLKALLEAIKNKISSDPFASYFALQKPLERYSRLKKMGLNDRYRLFFKAYKEQKTIIILWLGYPHEDGDKNDCYTVFKKMVSNGVFAGSIEELIAECDN, from the coding sequence TTGACGAGTGAGATTCTTGTATGTCATGGGTGGACGATTAGATTCTATCCACTGTTTAATAAGCAATTTTTAGAACTTACCAGGGAAGTTGAAAACCTGTTAGACAAAGTTCCTAGAGATAAATATTTAGTTCATCCGAAGGTCAAGATGCTGAAAGCCTTGTTAGAAGCGATTAAAAATAAAATTTCTTCAGATCCTTTTGCTTCTTACTTTGCTTTACAAAAGCCCTTAGAAAGGTATTCTCGCCTCAAAAAGATGGGACTAAACGATCGCTATCGTCTGTTTTTCAAAGCTTACAAAGAGCAAAAAACTATTATTATTCTCTGGTTGGGATATCCGCACGAAGATGGCGATAAAAACGACTGTTACACAGTTTTCAAAAAAATGGTAAGTAATGGGGTATTTGCTGGAAGCATAGAAGAATTAATTGCTGAGTGTGATAATTAA
- a CDS encoding cupin domain-containing protein: MSSNLINGCMDASRCMILVAKSPQDYQAFRISPGDTNKLAIVFDSATANVSLTVCVEIFDVGGKTPPNRHQTAVEMFFILQGEGKAICDGKTVAIKAGDSLLVPPTGTHVIENTGNTRLYALCIMVPNEDFTELIRSGTPVDLDEEDIAVLRRNSQVLIPA; encoded by the coding sequence TTGAGTAGTAATTTAATTAATGGTTGTATGGATGCTTCGCGCTGCATGATTTTGGTGGCTAAGTCTCCCCAAGACTACCAAGCTTTTCGGATTAGTCCCGGTGATACTAATAAGTTAGCGATCGTCTTTGATAGTGCTACGGCTAATGTTTCTTTAACAGTTTGTGTAGAAATCTTTGATGTTGGGGGTAAAACGCCGCCAAATCGCCATCAAACTGCGGTAGAAATGTTTTTTATTTTGCAAGGTGAAGGGAAAGCAATTTGTGATGGTAAAACTGTAGCAATTAAAGCTGGAGATAGTCTTTTAGTACCGCCTACGGGAACTCATGTAATAGAAAACACTGGAAATACTCGCTTATATGCTTTGTGTATTATGGTTCCCAATGAAGACTTTACCGAACTTATCCGTAGTGGAACACCTGTAGATTTAGACGAGGAAGATATAGCGGTATTACGTCGTAATTCTCAAGTATTAATTCCAGCTTAA
- a CDS encoding YcxB family protein, with amino-acid sequence MNIKTKEFNTSEDELCYITRTIYYKSKKALIIVFGIVAVISVIFAVFVTPQASFLAAYFVILLGCILFIPFVINTAKSIPKIYFNNRACEITDNYFITSFEDGSLSKMHLHNFTKVTRESEYYFLYMAKIMFQYLPVRAFNSENDINEFETLMKNKKLME; translated from the coding sequence ATGAATATCAAAACAAAAGAATTTAACACATCAGAAGACGAACTTTGTTACATTACTAGAACTATTTACTATAAATCAAAAAAAGCTTTAATAATTGTATTTGGAATAGTTGCAGTAATAAGTGTAATTTTTGCTGTGTTTGTGACTCCTCAAGCTTCCTTTTTAGCAGCTTATTTTGTAATCTTACTTGGCTGTATTTTATTTATTCCTTTTGTTATTAATACCGCAAAAAGTATACCCAAAATTTATTTTAATAATAGAGCTTGTGAAATTACTGATAATTACTTTATTACATCTTTTGAAGATGGCAGTTTGAGCAAGATGCACTTACATAATTTTACAAAAGTTACTAGAGAATCTGAATATTACTTTCTATATATGGCAAAAATAATGTTTCAATATTTGCCAGTTAGAGCATTTAATTCTGAAAATGATATAAATGAATTTGAGACATTGATGAAGAATAAAAAATTAATGGAGTAA
- a CDS encoding WGxxGxxG family protein, with amino-acid sequence MNSKFSKIVGASVIAASLAVMPLSLPVSAQTDSTAPTTQTSPESNAPTFDTTPFQETKDDNNNWGWLGLLGLIGLANLFRKPKTVAYSDPSTVNRTTTTRY; translated from the coding sequence ATGAATTCTAAATTTTCTAAAATCGTCGGTGCTAGTGTTATAGCTGCAAGTTTAGCTGTAATGCCTTTGTCTCTACCTGTTTCGGCTCAAACTGATTCTACTGCTCCTACGACTCAAACCAGTCCTGAATCTAACGCACCTACCTTTGATACTACCCCTTTTCAAGAAACTAAAGATGACAATAATAACTGGGGTTGGTTAGGATTATTGGGTTTAATTGGTTTAGCCAATTTATTCCGCAAGCCAAAAACCGTTGCTTATAGCGATCCAAGTACAGTAAATCGGACTACAACTACTAGATATTAA